A genomic region of Photobacterium swingsii contains the following coding sequences:
- the tssJ gene encoding type VI secretion system lipoprotein TssJ gives MKRTLFIVSALLMLNGCSSWMFWKDDSPALVIAHVTAANNINPNIDGLASPLEVRIYQLADSEAFKQASFLDIYNDDQGALKADLLSKRQLGSVLPNGKLTVEIPQMSEVKYIGVVAAFANYREAKNKVIMTIEPDSKIEVNVMIDGINVSVTDLEDK, from the coding sequence TAATGCTAAATGGTTGCAGTAGCTGGATGTTTTGGAAAGACGATAGTCCAGCGCTAGTGATCGCACATGTAACCGCGGCTAATAACATCAACCCGAATATTGACGGCCTTGCGTCACCACTTGAGGTAAGAATCTATCAACTTGCGGATAGTGAAGCATTTAAACAAGCCAGTTTCTTAGACATATATAACGATGACCAAGGTGCGCTAAAGGCCGATCTACTCTCCAAACGTCAGCTGGGAAGCGTACTACCAAACGGTAAGCTTACGGTGGAAATCCCACAAATGAGTGAAGTGAAATATATAGGTGTGGTAGCAGCATTTGCGAATTATCGAGAAGCAAAAAATAAAGTCATTATGACCATCGAACCTGATTCAAAAATAGAAGTAAACGTAATGATCGACGGTATTAACGTGAGTGTTACGGATCTAGAGGACAAATAA